In Methylosinus sp. C49, one DNA window encodes the following:
- the mbnM gene encoding multi antimicrobial extrusion protein MatE gives MLATLSIAPVSFQIDLAMIARLGAGAPAAYALLARVALLDAVLVAAVGGVASVIVAKERDTCGRSRIVAQLWVVALVVGGGAGAIGCLTYPSGLTLIGGTTEAVRLARSALGWHLAAIPFRVLSGVGLFILFATERGRVALCWKSFEIVLKAAAAYTLVYPLGFGFEGCFIAGFVAATAGATVTFAAARRDHDAAPRLPSWAFARSFLAQSLWEAARVLSPQLLVLTSLALFAAPWIGRFETARADAYAAGQILVLLLFTPFTALTRFLALRLSEWPRAEIASQIVHLWRQGIPVAVAAGTILLSSSGWIGQAIYQQEGRWWSTFVAALALSLPIRFATNVMRGALHADGRFADAATVDGLVACFVALPLTALGLHLDEPAVAYLALIAPEAICAAVLWRRLSDPREPTPQPALQC, from the coding sequence TTGCTCGCGACCCTGTCCATCGCGCCGGTTTCGTTTCAGATCGACTTGGCGATGATCGCGAGATTAGGCGCCGGCGCGCCGGCGGCATATGCCCTGCTCGCGCGCGTCGCCCTCCTCGACGCCGTTCTCGTCGCGGCGGTGGGGGGCGTCGCCTCCGTCATCGTCGCCAAGGAGCGTGACACTTGCGGGAGGTCGAGAATCGTCGCGCAATTATGGGTTGTGGCGCTCGTTGTCGGCGGGGGCGCCGGTGCGATCGGCTGCTTGACCTATCCGTCGGGGCTGACCCTGATCGGTGGAACGACGGAGGCCGTCCGTCTCGCTCGATCCGCGCTCGGCTGGCATTTGGCCGCGATCCCATTCCGCGTTCTCTCCGGCGTCGGCCTGTTCATCCTGTTCGCGACCGAGCGCGGGCGCGTCGCCCTTTGCTGGAAATCCTTCGAGATCGTCCTCAAGGCGGCGGCCGCCTATACGCTCGTCTATCCGCTCGGTTTCGGCTTCGAGGGATGTTTCATCGCGGGCTTCGTCGCCGCGACGGCCGGAGCGACTGTGACGTTCGCGGCGGCGCGGCGGGATCATGACGCGGCTCCGCGGCTTCCCTCCTGGGCCTTCGCGCGGTCGTTTCTCGCGCAATCGCTATGGGAAGCGGCGAGAGTTTTGTCGCCTCAACTTCTCGTCCTGACATCGCTCGCGCTTTTTGCCGCGCCGTGGATCGGGCGTTTCGAAACGGCGCGCGCAGACGCTTACGCCGCCGGGCAAATTCTCGTCCTGCTCCTTTTCACGCCCTTCACCGCGCTCACTAGATTTCTCGCCTTGCGTCTTTCGGAATGGCCGCGAGCGGAAATTGCGTCGCAAATCGTTCATTTGTGGCGACAGGGAATTCCCGTCGCCGTCGCCGCGGGGACAATCCTGCTGTCGAGCAGCGGTTGGATCGGACAGGCCATATACCAGCAGGAGGGACGCTGGTGGTCGACATTCGTCGCCGCGCTCGCTTTGTCGCTTCCCATCAGATTTGCGACGAACGTCATGCGCGGGGCCTTGCATGCCGACGGCCGCTTCGCCGACGCCGCGACGGTCGACGGCCTTGTCGCCTGTTTCGTCGCCTTGCCTTTGACCGCGCTCGGATTGCATCTCGACGAGCCGGCGGTCGCCTATCTCGCCTTGATCGCGCCGGAAGCGATTTGCGCGGCCGTTCTTTGGAGACGCCTCTCGGACCCACGCGAGCCGACGCCCCAACCCGCTTTGCAATGTTGA
- the mbnA gene encoding methanobactin: MAINIVKRTTLVVNGRTGADCGTACWG; encoded by the coding sequence ATGGCTATCAACATCGTGAAGCGCACCACTCTCGTCGTCAACGGCCGCACCGGCGCCGACTGCGGCACCGCCTGCTGGGGCTAA
- the mbnB gene encoding methanobactin biosynthesis protein MbnB yields MRIGFNFTLTETTEMVRRMIAEGHIDYCELLIDNFLCVPPAELARAFDCPTGFHIMFSEFIDEDLDALQDFATRLRPFIRDMKPLYVSDHGASFTHHGVNLFHLGELDYARDYDRVRVRVDLWQEMLGQRIFIENYPSIMEGGWEAPRFFERLMQDTGAGALFDASNSVCANLNCGAPLEAWDKVIASTNHFHVAGYSRAVNPPHIVHDSHAEELAEDTLAFLRGRRHIFDKPDATITYERDGNIEYDSIIADLRRLREIFTSGTEERQDERAIACAN; encoded by the coding sequence ATGCGGATCGGATTCAATTTCACACTCACGGAGACGACAGAAATGGTTCGGCGCATGATCGCCGAAGGACATATTGATTATTGTGAATTGCTGATCGATAATTTTCTTTGCGTCCCGCCGGCGGAGCTGGCGCGAGCGTTTGATTGCCCGACAGGGTTTCATATCATGTTTTCGGAGTTCATCGACGAGGATCTCGACGCGCTCCAGGATTTCGCAACACGCCTTCGTCCGTTCATTCGCGACATGAAGCCGCTTTATGTCTCCGACCATGGCGCGAGCTTCACTCATCACGGAGTGAATCTCTTTCATTTGGGAGAGCTGGATTACGCGCGGGATTATGATCGCGTGCGCGTGCGGGTCGATCTTTGGCAGGAAATGCTCGGCCAACGCATTTTCATCGAGAATTATCCATCGATCATGGAAGGCGGATGGGAAGCGCCGCGCTTTTTCGAGCGGCTGATGCAGGACACGGGAGCAGGCGCGCTTTTCGACGCATCGAACTCGGTCTGCGCCAATCTCAATTGCGGCGCGCCTCTCGAAGCCTGGGACAAGGTGATCGCGTCCACAAATCACTTTCACGTCGCCGGCTACAGCCGCGCGGTCAACCCGCCGCATATTGTTCACGACTCGCATGCGGAAGAGTTGGCGGAAGATACGCTCGCCTTCCTTCGCGGACGCCGACATATTTTCGACAAGCCGGACGCGACGATCACTTACGAGCGCGACGGCAATATCGAATACGACTCGATCATCGCCGATTTGCGGCGCTTGCGCGAAATTTTCACCAGCGGGACCGAGGAGCGGCAGGATGAACGAGCCATCGCTTGCGCGAACTGA
- a CDS encoding response regulator transcription factor: MRPDPLLVIVEDDASFARALRKSFERRGYCVSVCDGAEALDTALTTISPSNAVVDLKLAGGSGLECVKILHRRDPSMKIVVLTGFASISTAVEAIKLGACHYLAKPSSVDDIETAFTRREGDSSVALSQRQSSIKTLEWERIHETLAEVNFNISEAARRLGMHRRTLARKLAKQRIG; encoded by the coding sequence ATGCGTCCTGATCCCCTTCTCGTGATCGTCGAGGACGATGCGTCCTTCGCGCGGGCGTTGCGGAAGTCCTTCGAGCGGCGAGGATATTGCGTCAGCGTTTGTGACGGCGCGGAAGCGCTCGACACGGCGCTCACGACCATCAGCCCGTCCAATGCAGTCGTCGATCTCAAGCTCGCCGGTGGATCGGGACTGGAATGCGTGAAAATTCTGCATCGGCGCGACCCTTCGATGAAGATCGTCGTGCTGACCGGCTTCGCGAGCATCTCGACAGCTGTGGAAGCGATCAAGCTCGGCGCCTGTCATTATCTCGCAAAGCCATCGAGCGTCGACGACATAGAAACGGCTTTCACCCGCCGCGAAGGTGACAGCAGCGTCGCATTGTCACAGCGTCAGAGCTCGATCAAAACCCTGGAATGGGAGCGGATCCACGAAACGCTCGCCGAAGTGAACTTCAACATTTCGGAAGCGGCGCGGCGGCTCGGCATGCATCGGCGAACCCTCGCTCGGAAGCTCGCCAAGCAGCGAATCGGCTGA
- a CDS encoding TonB-dependent siderophore receptor, with amino-acid sequence MLIVSRAARRALASTALSLAFLAHTQAQELLPTIDIGAATRRPDGADDPRSARSGDRVTGYAATSASSAKLDAPILDTPIAVQVVTRQTMDDKQAISINDAVVGAVSSTSLMPTGCTLFQNLIIRGFPTGNLQLSQSYRNGLLLPAQKCPSTANVQSIEVVKGPVAMLYGRVEPGGLVDTIIKRPLETPYYSVQQQGSSFGGARTTIDATGPITPDKVWLYRVTAEFNHNPSFIDYVTDDRWFGSATVTYHPSEHFKLNVDAEYTDVKGVDNNPNIPAIGYNAAPIPISRYLGDPSITVDNPSHDMRRQVAFDWTYDLDQDWSVTNRFLYSNSRAIQTSFFLVCVNQPGQLNNTPAAWCPTSGPVGQSNVSLNWGPVSYRTITGNLDVKGRFDTGFLHHSVLIGTDHMSYSQVGDIYQSNQAQSLNIYAPNYYNASIAPYSGLGISRFITPANGTAFIRAQEWQGLYAQDMISFFDDRVHLLLGGRYDFASAVSSGQSSTSAVLNNALMRANYLAVRVADHAFSPRVGLSVQALPWLAFYGNYTESFGVNNGVTRNNTPLGPQRAIQWEGGVKAELFDKRLIATAAYYVIDKHNIAQATPSAPTALRNYVFDLLDARSEGVELDVSGRIDDNWSVIANFSHMSTHVTKGSTPSATDPFDVTTQAPIAGKRLPAVPDNMGNVWVKYEADGYLRGLSGAIGVSRVGNAFVDPANTYLAPAYTNLKAMASYRFQLGGSFVTAQINADNLTNSTYYYGTSQFPGRFAGSPGAPRSVIGSLRVEY; translated from the coding sequence ATGCTTATTGTTTCACGCGCGGCGCGCCGCGCCCTCGCCAGCACGGCGCTATCCCTCGCTTTTCTCGCTCACACCCAGGCGCAGGAGCTGCTGCCGACGATCGACATCGGCGCAGCCACGCGCCGCCCGGACGGCGCCGATGATCCGCGCAGCGCGCGATCGGGCGACCGCGTCACCGGCTACGCCGCCACGAGCGCCTCCTCGGCGAAGCTCGATGCGCCGATCCTCGACACGCCGATCGCCGTACAAGTGGTGACGCGCCAGACGATGGACGACAAACAGGCCATCTCCATCAATGACGCCGTCGTCGGCGCGGTGAGCAGCACATCGTTGATGCCGACCGGCTGCACATTGTTCCAGAATCTCATCATCCGCGGCTTTCCGACCGGCAATCTCCAGCTCTCGCAATCTTATCGCAACGGCCTGCTGCTTCCCGCGCAAAAATGCCCGAGCACCGCCAATGTGCAATCGATCGAGGTGGTGAAAGGTCCTGTCGCCATGCTCTACGGCCGCGTCGAGCCCGGCGGCCTCGTCGACACGATCATCAAGCGCCCGCTGGAGACGCCCTATTATTCCGTCCAGCAGCAGGGAAGCTCCTTCGGCGGCGCGCGCACGACGATCGACGCCACTGGGCCGATCACGCCGGACAAAGTCTGGCTCTATCGCGTGACGGCGGAATTCAATCACAATCCGTCTTTCATCGATTATGTGACCGATGATCGCTGGTTCGGCTCGGCGACCGTCACCTATCATCCGAGCGAGCATTTCAAGCTCAATGTCGACGCCGAATATACCGATGTGAAGGGCGTCGACAACAACCCGAATATTCCCGCCATCGGCTACAACGCCGCGCCGATTCCGATCAGCCGCTATCTCGGCGATCCCAGCATCACCGTCGACAATCCCAGCCACGACATGCGTCGGCAGGTCGCCTTCGATTGGACCTATGATCTCGACCAAGATTGGAGCGTCACCAATCGCTTTCTCTATTCCAACAGTCGCGCCATTCAGACGAGCTTCTTCCTCGTCTGCGTCAATCAGCCGGGCCAGCTCAACAACACGCCTGCGGCCTGGTGCCCGACCTCAGGGCCGGTCGGACAATCCAATGTCTCGCTCAATTGGGGTCCGGTCAGCTATCGCACCATCACCGGCAATCTCGATGTGAAAGGCAGGTTCGACACGGGATTCCTGCATCATTCCGTGCTCATCGGCACGGATCATATGAGCTATTCGCAGGTCGGCGACATTTATCAGTCGAACCAGGCGCAATCGCTCAACATCTATGCGCCCAATTATTACAATGCGAGCATCGCGCCCTATAGCGGCCTCGGAATCTCGCGCTTCATCACGCCAGCCAATGGCACGGCCTTCATCCGCGCGCAGGAGTGGCAGGGTCTCTATGCGCAGGACATGATCTCCTTCTTCGACGATCGCGTCCATCTTCTGCTCGGCGGCCGCTATGATTTCGCCAGTGCCGTGAGCTCGGGCCAATCCTCGACCTCCGCTGTGCTGAACAATGCGCTGATGCGCGCCAATTATCTCGCCGTGCGCGTCGCCGATCACGCCTTCAGCCCGCGCGTCGGCCTCTCGGTCCAAGCGCTGCCCTGGCTCGCTTTCTATGGCAATTACACGGAGTCCTTCGGCGTCAACAATGGCGTGACGCGCAACAACACGCCGCTCGGCCCACAGCGCGCGATCCAGTGGGAAGGCGGCGTGAAGGCGGAGCTCTTCGATAAGCGCCTCATCGCCACGGCGGCCTATTACGTCATCGACAAGCATAATATCGCGCAGGCGACGCCGAGCGCTCCGACGGCGCTGCGCAATTATGTGTTCGATCTGCTCGATGCGCGCAGCGAAGGCGTCGAGCTCGATGTGAGCGGACGCATCGACGACAATTGGAGCGTCATCGCCAATTTCTCACATATGTCGACGCATGTGACGAAGGGCTCGACGCCTTCGGCGACGGACCCCTTCGATGTGACGACGCAGGCGCCCATCGCCGGCAAGCGTCTGCCCGCCGTACCTGACAACATGGGCAATGTCTGGGTGAAATATGAGGCGGACGGTTATTTGCGCGGCTTGAGCGGAGCAATCGGCGTATCGCGCGTCGGCAACGCCTTCGTCGATCCCGCCAACACCTATCTCGCGCCCGCCTATACGAATCTGAAGGCGATGGCCTCCTATCGCTTCCAGCTCGGGGGGAGCTTCGTGACGGCGCAGATCAACGCCGACAATCTCACCAATTCCACCTATTACTACGGCACGTCGCAATTCCCCGGCCGCTTCGCCGGCTCGCCCGGCGCGCCGCGCTCCGTCATCGGCTCGCTGCGCGTCGAATATTGA
- a CDS encoding HAMP domain-containing sensor histidine kinase: MRLLRSLSSRLVFNWVVISLIAFFTVPATVLLPLAAFGVDDVGYVRLEGHTVKRARVIVMHAVRKTPEGRLRIEPTPELRDYMARNPRFRFAAFDARTGEAFAGSSQELVDYFSSQLGKLEMLGATFHILGDDDPDSRGSARMVRTPLGRFGTIVYGAQFHWDDMLFWLYNYPTTANVLAYLPLCAALSLVALVVVRRSLTPLRVSAAKLAEIDLDSLDRRVPTADMPSEVLPFVEALNGALERVGAGVARQRRFIANSAHELRTPIAILRTRLDQLDDTPIKQELERDSLRIQTILEQLMVLAQVEERAKTCAAPQLDLGEAVLTVTADYTPIALRAGRRLAFEPPPTPVVARAYEWALESVVGNLVANALRAEPPGGAVVVRVTADAVVEVEDHGEGVEPACRETIFEPFWRKSEATPGAGLGLAIAQELMEKLSGRIWVEETPGGGATFKLAFAKVD; this comes from the coding sequence GTGAGGCTGCTTCGCTCGCTCTCCTCCCGGCTCGTCTTCAATTGGGTCGTCATCTCGCTCATCGCCTTCTTCACCGTTCCGGCGACCGTGCTCTTGCCGCTGGCGGCGTTCGGCGTCGACGATGTCGGCTATGTGCGGCTCGAGGGTCATACGGTGAAGCGTGCGCGCGTCATCGTCATGCACGCCGTCCGCAAGACACCAGAGGGCCGGCTTCGCATCGAGCCGACGCCGGAGCTGCGAGACTATATGGCGCGCAATCCGCGCTTCCGTTTCGCGGCCTTCGATGCGCGGACAGGCGAGGCATTCGCCGGCTCGTCGCAGGAGCTCGTCGATTATTTCAGCAGCCAGCTCGGCAAGCTCGAAATGCTCGGCGCGACCTTCCACATATTGGGCGACGACGACCCCGACTCGCGCGGCTCCGCCCGAATGGTGCGAACGCCGCTCGGCCGTTTCGGCACCATCGTCTATGGCGCGCAATTCCATTGGGACGATATGCTGTTCTGGCTCTACAACTATCCCACCACGGCCAATGTCCTCGCCTATCTCCCGCTCTGCGCGGCGCTGTCGCTGGTCGCGCTCGTCGTCGTGCGCAGGAGCCTGACGCCACTGCGCGTCAGCGCGGCCAAGCTCGCCGAGATCGACCTCGACTCGCTTGATCGGCGCGTGCCCACGGCCGACATGCCCTCCGAGGTCCTTCCTTTCGTCGAGGCGCTGAATGGCGCGCTCGAGCGCGTCGGCGCCGGCGTCGCCCGCCAGCGTCGCTTCATCGCCAATTCGGCGCATGAGCTGCGCACGCCCATCGCCATTTTGCGCACGCGGCTCGATCAGCTCGACGACACGCCGATCAAACAGGAGCTCGAGCGCGATTCTCTGCGCATTCAGACGATCCTCGAGCAGCTCATGGTGCTGGCTCAGGTCGAGGAGCGCGCCAAGACTTGCGCGGCGCCGCAGCTCGATCTCGGCGAGGCGGTGCTGACCGTCACCGCCGATTACACGCCGATCGCGCTCCGCGCCGGCCGCCGCCTCGCGTTCGAGCCGCCGCCGACGCCGGTCGTCGCGCGCGCCTATGAATGGGCGCTCGAGAGCGTCGTCGGCAATCTCGTCGCCAACGCCCTGCGCGCCGAGCCGCCGGGCGGCGCGGTCGTCGTGCGCGTCACCGCCGACGCCGTGGTCGAGGTGGAGGATCATGGCGAGGGTGTCGAGCCCGCCTGTCGCGAGACGATTTTCGAGCCCTTCTGGCGCAAGAGCGAGGCGACGCCGGGAGCCGGCCTCGGCCTCGCCATTGCGCAAGAATTGATGGAGAAGCTCTCTGGCCGCATATGGGTGGAGGAGACGCCGGGCGGCGGCGCCACATTCAAGCTCGCTTTCGCCAAAGTGGATTAA
- the mbnC gene encoding methanobactin biosynthesis protein MbnC, translated as MNEPSLARTDRELFDVLTSPSRILDYPPNSRAYGRIDVSLRAYWHSTFDICPELLELSGPDGMTIFAPFMEWAREQGVRFTWSYYLWLYRWLRQSVFRDRLSDELLISLMGASAARWAIRDRGAARGLAIGCAATPTFVVGWKCSSLSAGRQVELVELDQPIAVGDAFFGFFTIPGSEIAEFPGWRSLPL; from the coding sequence ATGAACGAGCCATCGCTTGCGCGAACTGATCGTGAGTTGTTCGACGTTCTGACATCTCCTTCGCGGATATTGGACTATCCACCCAATTCTCGCGCCTATGGCCGGATCGACGTCAGTCTGCGCGCCTATTGGCACTCGACTTTCGATATCTGTCCGGAACTGCTGGAGTTGTCTGGTCCCGACGGCATGACGATTTTCGCGCCTTTCATGGAGTGGGCGCGCGAGCAGGGCGTTCGCTTCACCTGGTCTTACTATCTCTGGCTGTATCGATGGCTGCGGCAATCGGTTTTCCGCGACCGCCTCAGCGACGAACTATTGATTTCGCTCATGGGCGCCTCGGCCGCGCGTTGGGCGATCAGAGACCGCGGCGCGGCGCGTGGCCTCGCTATCGGCTGCGCGGCCACGCCGACTTTTGTCGTTGGATGGAAATGCAGCAGCCTGAGCGCGGGCCGTCAGGTCGAATTGGTGGAACTGGACCAGCCAATCGCCGTCGGAGATGCGTTTTTCGGCTTTTTCACCATTCCCGGCTCGGAGATTGCGGAGTTCCCAGGATGGCGGAGCCTCCCGCTATGA
- a CDS encoding response regulator transcription factor: protein MRILIVEDQPELAMLVAGRLTKSGYVADSVATLAEAVEAVAQFDYPVILLDRRLPDGDGVSILKQLRTSKPASRVLLVTAARSIDDRINGLDAGADDYLTKPFAVDELLARIRAVLRRPQGAAPPPVALGELTFDLDQREAFVRGNPLVLAKRELLLLEALMRRAGRAVKHGTLIGEIYGLDDSVQIDALKMSVSRLRQRLKECEAGVEIHTLRGIGYLIESSRA, encoded by the coding sequence ATGCGGATTTTGATCGTCGAGGACCAGCCGGAGCTGGCGATGCTCGTCGCCGGGCGGCTCACCAAATCAGGTTATGTCGCCGACAGCGTCGCGACGCTGGCCGAGGCCGTCGAGGCGGTGGCGCAATTCGACTATCCGGTGATCCTGCTGGATCGCCGCCTGCCGGACGGCGACGGCGTGTCGATTCTGAAGCAGCTGCGAACGAGCAAGCCGGCCTCGCGCGTGCTGCTGGTGACGGCGGCGCGCTCGATCGACGACAGGATCAATGGGCTCGACGCCGGCGCCGACGATTATCTCACCAAGCCTTTCGCCGTCGACGAGCTGCTGGCGCGCATAAGAGCCGTGCTGCGACGTCCGCAGGGCGCCGCTCCGCCGCCTGTCGCGCTCGGCGAATTGACCTTCGATCTCGACCAGCGCGAGGCCTTCGTGCGCGGGAACCCCTTGGTCCTCGCCAAGCGCGAATTGCTGCTGCTCGAGGCGCTGATGCGGCGGGCCGGACGGGCCGTCAAGCATGGCACGCTGATCGGCGAAATCTACGGCCTCGACGACAGCGTGCAGATCGACGCGCTCAAAATGTCGGTCTCGCGCCTGCGCCAGCGGCTGAAGGAATGCGAGGCCGGCGTCGAGATCCATACGCTGCGCGGCATAGGCTATCTCATCGAGAGTTCGCGCGCGTGA
- the mbnF gene encoding methanobactin biosynthesis FAD monooxygenase MbnF, with product MSVERIRTQVLIRGGGYAGLTAAMLLAWRGISCLVAERHEAASRHPKAHGVNRRSMELLRVVPGLEKDLFGVSRAAANDVLAYIAATVTGPKIRTLIAKSDFDGPNVSPAQVCTAGQDRVEPIFLEHARALGADVRFSTMLTQFVQDRDGVTARLHDVAAEDDIEVRADYMIAADGANGATREQLGIEMRGPGVISHSVSILFEADLATILPGAGFVLCYLRNAAFTGVFVSCDDPNRGQLNIAFDPAAESPDEFDAARCAALVRAALGAGDVDVKVIDILFWRKSALIASRMAQGRVFLAGDAAHLMPPVGGLGGQTALQDAADIAWKLAYVLKGDAGPALLDTYQAERLPVAHIALSRQLANYVERLQPDRDEIRVRAHEADYLSAALGYRYRSAAIVSDATDDGAATEHPLQPSGSPGTRLPHVELRRNGLSVSTHDLIGRDFVLFAGPRGGAWIDAARRLGEGGAPLDCFRLDVDVDDPSATFLDKVGLGADGALLARPDGYIAWRSPSEDEDPSRVLENVLARICCLPVGALGATPKALAAEHRR from the coding sequence ATGAGCGTCGAACGCATTCGCACGCAAGTTCTCATTCGCGGAGGCGGCTACGCGGGGCTGACGGCGGCAATGCTCTTGGCGTGGCGCGGAATCTCCTGCCTCGTGGCGGAGCGCCACGAGGCCGCCTCCCGCCATCCCAAGGCGCATGGCGTCAATCGGCGCAGCATGGAACTGCTACGCGTCGTTCCGGGCCTGGAAAAAGATCTCTTCGGCGTGTCCCGCGCGGCGGCGAACGACGTTCTCGCTTATATCGCGGCGACGGTCACCGGACCAAAAATCCGGACGCTCATCGCCAAAAGCGATTTCGACGGCCCCAATGTTTCGCCGGCGCAGGTCTGCACGGCGGGGCAGGATCGGGTCGAGCCCATTTTTCTCGAGCATGCGAGAGCGCTCGGCGCCGACGTGCGGTTTTCGACGATGCTCACGCAATTCGTTCAGGATCGGGACGGCGTCACCGCGCGTCTCCACGACGTGGCCGCCGAGGACGACATCGAGGTGCGCGCCGACTATATGATCGCGGCGGACGGCGCGAATGGCGCGACGCGGGAGCAACTCGGGATCGAGATGCGGGGTCCCGGCGTCATCTCGCACTCCGTGTCCATTCTTTTCGAAGCCGATCTGGCGACGATTCTTCCCGGCGCCGGTTTCGTGCTTTGCTATCTGCGCAATGCGGCGTTCACGGGAGTCTTCGTCAGCTGCGATGATCCCAATCGTGGGCAGCTCAACATCGCTTTCGATCCCGCGGCGGAGTCGCCCGACGAATTCGATGCGGCGCGCTGCGCGGCGCTCGTCAGGGCCGCTCTCGGCGCTGGAGACGTCGACGTGAAAGTGATCGATATTCTGTTCTGGCGAAAATCGGCGCTGATCGCGTCGCGCATGGCGCAGGGCCGCGTCTTTCTCGCCGGAGACGCCGCCCACCTCATGCCACCCGTCGGCGGGCTCGGCGGTCAGACCGCGCTTCAGGACGCCGCCGATATCGCCTGGAAGCTCGCCTATGTGCTGAAGGGCGACGCAGGGCCGGCGCTTCTCGACACCTATCAAGCGGAGCGCCTTCCCGTCGCCCATATCGCCCTGTCCCGCCAGCTCGCCAATTATGTGGAACGCCTGCAACCCGATCGGGACGAGATCAGAGTGCGCGCGCATGAAGCGGACTATCTGAGCGCCGCGCTCGGCTATCGCTATCGCTCCGCCGCCATCGTCTCCGATGCGACCGACGACGGCGCGGCGACGGAACACCCGCTGCAGCCGTCGGGCTCGCCCGGTACCCGCCTGCCGCATGTCGAGCTGCGCCGAAATGGCCTTAGCGTCTCCACACATGATCTCATCGGGCGTGACTTCGTGCTGTTCGCGGGTCCACGAGGCGGCGCGTGGATTGATGCCGCGCGACGCTTGGGGGAGGGAGGCGCGCCGCTCGACTGTTTCCGCCTGGACGTCGATGTCGACGACCCGTCCGCAACATTTCTCGATAAGGTCGGGCTCGGCGCGGACGGCGCATTATTGGCGCGGCCGGACGGGTATATCGCCTGGCGCTCGCCGAGCGAGGACGAGGACCCGTCGCGCGTCCTCGAAAATGTTCTGGCGCGCATTTGCTGTCTCCCCGTCGGCGCCCTCGGCGCGACTCCAAAGGCGCTCGCCGCGGAGCATCGGCGATGA
- a CDS encoding TauD/TfdA family dioxygenase, giving the protein MIPAAASLASLDAIREKIRDHGYFFAPDRVDAADYDDICNKLGPIIHECEIRVEAGATSYFKREAPLAYHTDSPFARYVVWLCLVQQDIGGEMLLKDTKPIFDGATPAEINALNRVAVRFPAIEGAHEAGSLPLLSGDRHGGWRINYAPWLIVEESLSPAASRVLAALGDFPGEHGVAIALRPGSVLIIDNRRMLHGRGELAGDRRRLLRRWIGD; this is encoded by the coding sequence ATGATTCCGGCGGCCGCTTCGCTGGCGTCCCTCGACGCGATCCGGGAAAAGATCCGCGACCACGGTTATTTCTTCGCGCCCGATCGCGTGGACGCGGCGGATTACGACGACATCTGCAACAAGCTCGGGCCGATCATCCACGAATGCGAAATTCGAGTCGAGGCGGGAGCGACGAGTTATTTCAAACGGGAGGCGCCTCTCGCCTATCATACCGACTCGCCCTTCGCCCGCTACGTCGTTTGGCTATGCCTCGTGCAGCAGGATATTGGCGGCGAAATGCTTCTCAAGGACACGAAGCCTATTTTCGACGGCGCGACGCCGGCGGAAATCAACGCCTTAAATCGCGTCGCGGTGCGGTTTCCGGCGATCGAGGGCGCGCATGAAGCCGGGAGTCTGCCCCTTCTTTCAGGCGATCGACATGGCGGTTGGCGCATCAATTATGCGCCCTGGCTGATTGTCGAGGAGTCGCTTTCGCCGGCTGCCAGCCGTGTGCTCGCGGCGCTCGGCGACTTTCCCGGGGAACACGGCGTCGCCATCGCGTTACGGCCGGGAAGCGTGTTGATCATCGACAACAGGCGTATGTTGCATGGTCGCGGAGAGCTTGCCGGCGACCGACGGCGCCTGCTACGCCGTTGGATCGGCGACTGA